The following DNA comes from Merismopedia glauca CCAP 1448/3.
TGCCAAGCTACCAAAACTTTTTGCCTTAAAAGGAGAGGTTTTAGACCCCGATTATTTCGATAATAAGTAGTTAAACAAAATTATTTGTATATTTTGTTTTCCCAATCCCCAATCCCCATTACTATGATGAATACTGTTTTACTAGTACAAGATTTAGAACTTTTAGAAGCTAGATTAAGAGAAATTCCTGCCGAACCAGGGGTGTATTTGATGCGCGATCGCCAATCTAATTTATTATATATTGGTAAGTCGAAGAAACTGCGATCGCGAGTCCGTTCCTATTTCCGAGATTCACAGCATCTCAGTCCCCGCATTGCGATGATGGTGCAAAAAGTAGCAGAGATTGAGTTTATTGTCACCGATACGGAAGCAGAAGCTTTAGCTTTAGAAGCAAATTTAATTAAGCAGCATCTTCCTTACTTTAATATTCTGCTGAAAGATGACAAGAAATACCCCTATATTCTCATTACTTGGTCAGAAGAATATCCTCGGATTTTTATTACTCGCAATCGTCGTTTAGGAAAGGCTAAAGACCGTTATTATGGCCCTTATACTGATGCGCGATTGTTGCGTAATACTTTACACCTGGTTAAGCGAATTTTCCCTTTAAGACAACGCCCTCAACCTCTATTTAAAGATCGTCCTTGTTTAAATTATGATATAGGTCGATGTCCTGGTGTTTGTCAACAGTTAATATCTTCAGCAGATTATCATCAAATCGTGCAAAAAGTAGCGATGATTTTTCAAGGAAGAAGTGAAGAACTGATCGATACTTTGACTCAGCAAATGGAATCAGCATCCGCAGAATTAAACTTTGAACAAGCAGCTATTCTTCGAGATCGAATTAATGGACTTAAATCTCTTACCGCCGAGCAAAAAGTCTCTTTACCAGATGATACAGTTTCTCGCGATGCAGTAGCATTAGCCGCAGATAATCAAAAAGCTTGCGTTCAGTTATTCCAAATTCGGGCGGGTAAACTAGTAGGAAGATTGGGATTTGTGGCTCAAATTCCTGAGAGCGATCGCCATTCAAATAATATAGATTCAGGAGCTATTTTACAACGGGTTTTGGAAGAACATTATCAAAATGTTGAACCTGTAGAAATTCCGGCGGAAATTATAGTTCAATCTGAGTTACCAGAAGCCGAGTTTTTGACAGCATTTTTAACTGAAAGGAAGCGGACAAAAGTTAAAATAATCGCTCCTCAACGTCAGGCTAAAGCTGAGTTTTTAGAGATGGTAGAACGGAATGCAGAATATGAGTTAGCTAGGCTCCAAAAGCAAGAAAATGCTAACACTCAATCCCTAGAAGATTTAGCCAGTATTCTAGATTTACCAGAACTCCCCAGACGGATTGAAGGATATGATATTTCCCACATCCAAGGATCTAATGCGGTTGCTTCCCAAGTAGTATTTATTGATGGTTTACCAGCCAAACAATACTATCGGCATTATAAGATTAAAAATCCCGATATAACCATCGGTCATTCTGATGATTTTGCCAGTTTAGCTGAAGTAATTGGAAGGCGATTTCGCAAGTATATAGAAGATCCTAATCTCCCTCGTCTAGATAACCCAGATTTTCCCGATCTAGTCATGATTGATGGTGGCAAAGGTCAATTATCTGCCGTGGTTAGTATCTTGCAAAAAATGAATTTATTAGCCGATCTGCGAGTAGTCAGCTTAGCAAAACAAAGAGAAGAAATCTTCTTACCTGGCGAATCTTTTCCTTTAGAAACCGATGCCGAACAACCAGGAATACAACTACTGAGAAGATTACGAGATGAAGCGCATAGATTTGCCGTAACTTTCCACAGACAGCAACGCAGCGATAAATTAAAGCGATCGCGCCTTGATGAAATACCTGGTTTGGGTTTCCATCGGCAAAAGCAACTTCTAGCCCACTTCCGCTCTATCGATTATATTCGAGAAGCCACATTAGAACAACTCACCAAAGCCCCTGGAATTGGTCCTAAATTAGCTCAAGAAATCTACGATTATTTTCATCCTGAATCTAGAGCGATCGGTGTATGAGAAATAATGATGCCAGAAAGCGATCGCAAGTTCATCAAATATAGCTTAAGCATTATGTCGCTTTTAAAAAGGCTAACATTGTGCTTCAAGAGACTCATATAGATATAAATTTCCTAATTTTCTATAATCTGAGACAAGCTCGGATTGAGGGAAAAAGTCTATAAGACCTAATTTGAACGACAATAGACCTCTTGCAAAAGTCAAAAAGTAATAAATCGCAATGCTGTTGTCATCAATTCTTATCCCTATCCCCTGACTTCCTGCGGAAGTCTAATGCCTCGTTAATCGAGTCTCGATCGAATTTCCCCAGCGTATCCTTAATTTGCAGGTCAGTAATGCAGTGGTTTGTGTTTCTTTATATCATTATCAATTTGTTAGCAACAGTCATTTGCACTACGATCGCAATTTTGGTTCCACAGCGAACGGCTCAAGCAGATTGGGGATTTCGTCTATTTGCATTAATGACAGCTTTGTGGTGTGCGGCATCTGGTCTATTTTTCCTCAACCGAAGTCTTAACGATTTTTGGATCTGGACTGGAATTCAGTTAGTTCCATATGTTGCTATTCCGGTTTTATGGTTTTATTTTATTCTCCAATTCACTGGAGATTCAACACCTCATCCAGTATTTTTGTTTTTAGTTCCGGCGGCTACGTTAATTATTTACTGGAATCCTGACTGGTCTTGGCTCATGTGGAGCATTACTAAAAAAGATTGGTGGTTTGGGATCTCAATTGCACAATACGAACGAGGTTTTTGGTTCAATTTTATGCATACGCCCTATAGCTACGCACTAATTCTATTGGGGCATTGCTATCTTTTACGGGCTATGTGGCAGAGCCGAAGAAAGAAGATTCAACCGTTATTTATCCTGTTTCTGTGCGGTCTGATTCCTCTGATTCTCAACATTCTGACGCTTTCACCACTGTACGATTCATTACGTTTTTTTGACTTGACTCCGATTGGACTATCTATAAGTAGCGTGTGTTTTTGTTGGGGGCTATCTCATTATCAACTTCTTCAGCGATCGCCCTTAGCTTATCAACAGATTTTTGCTAGTTTGAAGGCTGCTATTTTAGTAGTTGACCTTCATTATCGAGTAATCGAGTTTAATGCTGCCGCAGAAGTATTACTCGGATGTACTCAAAACTCAATTGGAGACTCAGCAAAAAAGCTGATTGAGTTTTTGCAAGCATCTGACTGGCATCAACTGATTCATGAAGGTCAAACGGAGGTGTTAGCGATAGATAGATGGTTCCAACTAGAGCAATTTCCCATTCGTCGGCAACAGAAACTTTTAGGCTATATCCTTAACATTTCAGATATTACTAAATCTAGGCAGCTTCAAGAACAGGTTTTACAAGGTGCGTTGCTTTACGATGCCTTAACTGGACTGCCTAATCGAACCTTATTTGCAGATAGACTCGAACAAGCGATTAAATATTGTCATCGCGACCCCAATGCTGCCTTTGCCGTAGCTTTTATCGATCTAGATCGCTTTAAGATCATCAACGATTCCCTCGGTCATGCCGCAGGCGATCGCGTCCTAGTCGAAGTCGCCAAACGGTTTCAATCTTGCTTGCGTAGCGAAGATACTGTGGCTCGTTTTGCAGGAGACGAATTCGCTTTTCTCCTAACTAATACTCATAACATAGATATTGCGTCCTTGTGCGAAAGGTTGCAACAAAAGATCAAAGAGCCA
Coding sequences within:
- the uvrC gene encoding excinuclease ABC subunit UvrC translates to MNTVLLVQDLELLEARLREIPAEPGVYLMRDRQSNLLYIGKSKKLRSRVRSYFRDSQHLSPRIAMMVQKVAEIEFIVTDTEAEALALEANLIKQHLPYFNILLKDDKKYPYILITWSEEYPRIFITRNRRLGKAKDRYYGPYTDARLLRNTLHLVKRIFPLRQRPQPLFKDRPCLNYDIGRCPGVCQQLISSADYHQIVQKVAMIFQGRSEELIDTLTQQMESASAELNFEQAAILRDRINGLKSLTAEQKVSLPDDTVSRDAVALAADNQKACVQLFQIRAGKLVGRLGFVAQIPESDRHSNNIDSGAILQRVLEEHYQNVEPVEIPAEIIVQSELPEAEFLTAFLTERKRTKVKIIAPQRQAKAEFLEMVERNAEYELARLQKQENANTQSLEDLASILDLPELPRRIEGYDISHIQGSNAVASQVVFIDGLPAKQYYRHYKIKNPDITIGHSDDFASLAEVIGRRFRKYIEDPNLPRLDNPDFPDLVMIDGGKGQLSAVVSILQKMNLLADLRVVSLAKQREEIFLPGESFPLETDAEQPGIQLLRRLRDEAHRFAVTFHRQQRSDKLKRSRLDEIPGLGFHRQKQLLAHFRSIDYIREATLEQLTKAPGIGPKLAQEIYDYFHPESRAIGV
- a CDS encoding EAL domain-containing protein, with the protein product MQWFVFLYIIINLLATVICTTIAILVPQRTAQADWGFRLFALMTALWCAASGLFFLNRSLNDFWIWTGIQLVPYVAIPVLWFYFILQFTGDSTPHPVFLFLVPAATLIIYWNPDWSWLMWSITKKDWWFGISIAQYERGFWFNFMHTPYSYALILLGHCYLLRAMWQSRRKKIQPLFILFLCGLIPLILNILTLSPLYDSLRFFDLTPIGLSISSVCFCWGLSHYQLLQRSPLAYQQIFASLKAAILVVDLHYRVIEFNAAAEVLLGCTQNSIGDSAKKLIEFLQASDWHQLIHEGQTEVLAIDRWFQLEQFPIRRQQKLLGYILNISDITKSRQLQEQVLQGALLYDALTGLPNRTLFADRLEQAIKYCHRDPNAAFAVAFIDLDRFKIINDSLGHAAGDRVLVEVAKRFQSCLRSEDTVARFAGDEFAFLLTNTHNIDIASLCERLQQKIKEPILLGTHNVATSASIGIAFGSARANAEQLVRNADIAMYQAKANGKGTFAVFDQAIGSQTIRTMELEVSLRHALEREEFFLVFQPIVAINSGKIQGFEALLRWQHPEYGLIVPSVFIPIAEEMGIISMLDGWVLQNACQQLRRWQQQYPMLNLTMSVNLSSANFMFSNLVETVIQVLEATQILGRHLKLEITESIVMKDPDGSAKVLEKLKEYGVGILLDDFGTGHSSLSYLHQLPFDGLKIDRSFVQEAQYNPQSLEIIKTIISLAKGLRLKIIAEGVETGFQRQMLQDLGCQLGQGYLWAKPLTKRDGDRFIADNVKAMML